One Streptomyces sp. CNQ-509 DNA window includes the following coding sequences:
- the guaA gene encoding glutamine-hydrolyzing GMP synthase, with protein MTSATPDTVLVVDFGAQYAQLIARRVREARIYSEIVPHTMPVPEILAKNPKAIILSGGPSSVYAEDAPGIDPAIFTAGVPVFGMCYGFQLMAQALGGTVDNTGSREYGRTRLDVTRPDSTLFTGTPERQDVWMSHGDACSAAPAGFTVTASTEGVPVAAFEDDERKLYGVQHHPEVVHSTHGQLVLEHFLYRGAGLAPTWTTANVVEESVAAVRAQVGDAQAICALSGGVDSAVAAALVQRAIGDRLTCVYVDHGLMRKGESEQVEKDFVAATGVQLKVVDAAERFLTALAGVSDPEQKRKIIGREFIRVFEQAQAEIVAAAGETGAPVRFLVQGTLYPDVVESGGGTGTANIKSHHNVGGLPEDLDFELVEPLRRLFKDEVRMVGKELGLPEAMVQRQPFPGPGLGIRIVGEVTKDRLDLLREADAIAREELTAAGLDRDIWQCPVVLLADVRSVGVQGDGRTYGHPVVLRPVSSEDAMTADWSRLPYDVLARISTRITNEVADVNRVVLDVTSKPPGTIEWE; from the coding sequence GTGACCTCAGCGACCCCCGACACCGTTCTCGTCGTGGACTTCGGTGCCCAGTACGCCCAGCTCATCGCGCGCCGCGTGCGCGAGGCCCGGATCTACAGCGAGATCGTGCCGCACACCATGCCGGTGCCGGAGATCCTGGCGAAGAACCCCAAGGCGATCATCCTCTCCGGCGGCCCCTCCTCGGTGTACGCGGAGGACGCCCCCGGCATCGACCCGGCGATCTTCACCGCCGGCGTTCCGGTCTTCGGGATGTGCTACGGGTTCCAGCTCATGGCCCAGGCCCTCGGGGGCACGGTCGACAACACCGGAAGCCGCGAGTACGGGCGTACGCGACTCGACGTCACCCGCCCCGACTCCACCCTCTTCACCGGCACCCCCGAGCGCCAGGACGTCTGGATGTCCCACGGCGACGCCTGCTCCGCCGCCCCCGCGGGCTTCACGGTCACCGCGTCGACCGAGGGCGTGCCCGTCGCCGCCTTCGAGGACGACGAGCGGAAGCTGTACGGGGTGCAGCACCACCCGGAGGTCGTCCACTCCACCCACGGCCAGCTCGTCCTGGAGCACTTCCTCTACCGCGGCGCCGGCCTCGCCCCCACCTGGACGACCGCGAACGTCGTGGAGGAGTCCGTCGCCGCCGTCCGCGCGCAGGTCGGCGACGCGCAGGCGATCTGCGCGCTCTCCGGCGGTGTGGACTCGGCGGTGGCCGCGGCGCTCGTCCAGCGGGCCATAGGGGACCGGCTCACCTGCGTGTACGTCGACCACGGGCTGATGCGCAAGGGCGAGTCCGAGCAGGTCGAGAAGGACTTCGTGGCCGCGACCGGCGTGCAGCTCAAGGTCGTCGACGCGGCGGAGCGGTTCCTCACCGCGCTCGCCGGGGTGTCGGACCCGGAGCAGAAGCGGAAGATCATCGGCCGGGAGTTCATCCGGGTCTTCGAGCAGGCGCAGGCCGAGATCGTGGCCGCGGCGGGGGAGACCGGGGCGCCCGTGCGCTTCCTCGTCCAGGGCACGCTCTACCCGGACGTCGTGGAGTCCGGCGGCGGCACGGGCACCGCGAACATCAAGTCCCACCACAACGTCGGCGGGCTGCCGGAAGACCTGGACTTCGAGCTGGTCGAGCCGCTGCGGCGGCTCTTCAAAGACGAGGTCCGGATGGTCGGCAAGGAACTGGGGCTGCCCGAGGCGATGGTGCAGCGCCAGCCGTTCCCCGGCCCGGGGCTCGGCATCCGGATCGTCGGCGAGGTCACGAAGGACCGGCTCGACCTGCTGCGCGAGGCCGACGCCATCGCCCGCGAGGAGCTGACCGCCGCCGGGCTCGACCGCGACATCTGGCAGTGCCCGGTGGTGCTCCTCGCCGACGTGCGGTCGGTGGGCGTCCAGGGCGACGGGCGCACGTACGGGCACCCGGTCGTGCTGCGGCCGGTGTCGTCGGAGGACGCCATGACGGCGGACTGGTCGCGGCTCCCGTACGACGTGCTGGCGCGGATCTCGACGCGGATCACGAACGAAGTGGCGGACGTCAACCGCGTGGTTCTGGACGTCACGTCGAAGCCGCCGGGGACGATCGAGTGGGAGTGA
- a CDS encoding helix-turn-helix transcriptional regulator, whose translation MADRRDRLARRMKACGYSQERLAHALSVDRTTVGRWVRGEAAPQGFLWPRLARLLKVTPAELEGLLAPGETPTAATRSQGGGSDDVIRRDFLQLMTMAGAMVSMPTPAAAAESTGYTSMGPHLWQVYGLASSKQSVYPFVRDQAVELSRALRAGHGAEHKRLCADAGDLFQLAGEIMFDGNRYMDAAHCYTLAASAAREAEDPDLWACALTRHAFIGLYGDQRYEETAPLVGLARHVARRGDAQLSTRHWVAAVQAEIFAAIGDLDACKRSLDEAEEVHALSDPVHNGGWLRFDGSRLAEERGTCFTRLQRPDLAEDALNAALRQLPPSSRRRGGILADLALIGVQRRDIDQVVSYANEALRIARQRGSGWVGRKLLGLRTDLEPLKSDHRVRDLSEQISALNFSA comes from the coding sequence ATGGCGGACAGGCGTGATCGCTTAGCGCGGCGCATGAAGGCGTGCGGCTACAGTCAGGAACGGTTGGCGCATGCCCTGTCCGTCGACCGCACCACGGTGGGCCGCTGGGTGCGCGGCGAAGCGGCCCCGCAGGGATTTCTATGGCCGAGGCTCGCGCGGCTCCTCAAGGTGACCCCGGCGGAGCTGGAGGGCCTGTTGGCACCGGGCGAGACTCCGACAGCGGCCACGAGGTCGCAGGGGGGCGGCTCTGACGACGTGATCCGACGTGACTTCTTGCAGCTCATGACCATGGCAGGCGCGATGGTCTCCATGCCCACGCCGGCCGCGGCGGCGGAATCGACGGGCTACACGAGCATGGGCCCGCACCTGTGGCAGGTATACGGTCTGGCGTCGTCCAAGCAGTCTGTGTACCCCTTTGTCCGGGATCAGGCGGTCGAGCTGTCCAGGGCGCTTCGGGCAGGTCACGGAGCGGAACACAAGCGTCTCTGCGCGGACGCGGGGGATCTCTTCCAACTAGCGGGCGAGATCATGTTCGACGGCAACCGCTACATGGACGCAGCTCACTGCTACACCCTCGCGGCCAGCGCGGCGCGGGAGGCCGAGGATCCGGACCTGTGGGCCTGTGCGCTGACGCGGCACGCCTTCATCGGTCTGTACGGAGACCAGAGGTACGAGGAAACCGCTCCGTTGGTGGGGCTGGCGCGTCACGTGGCCCGGCGCGGAGATGCGCAGCTTTCCACTCGGCACTGGGTTGCCGCGGTGCAGGCCGAAATCTTCGCGGCCATAGGTGATCTCGACGCATGCAAGCGGTCCCTGGATGAAGCCGAGGAAGTCCATGCGCTCTCCGACCCCGTGCATAACGGTGGGTGGTTGAGGTTCGACGGCTCACGCCTCGCTGAGGAACGTGGCACGTGCTTCACAAGACTCCAGCGACCCGATCTGGCCGAGGACGCACTCAACGCGGCATTGAGGCAGTTGCCTCCCTCGTCCCGCCGGCGGGGTGGAATTCTGGCGGATCTGGCCCTGATCGGCGTGCAGCGGCGGGACATCGACCAGGTCGTGTCGTACGCGAACGAGGCCCTGCGGATCGCGCGCCAACGCGGATCCGGCTGGGTCGGCCGCAAGCTCCTCGGGCTCAGGACGGACCTCGAACCGCTGAAGTCCGACCACCGAGTGAGAGACCTGAGCGAGCAGATTTCTGCGCTGAACTTCTCAGCATGA
- a CDS encoding NlpC/P60 family protein encodes MASHRKPRTRILESPAGRRTAVGVGFAALASATLLTQEAGATPAERSIEDVQKEVDHLYHEAERATERYNGAKERTAQQRTRVEQQLDEVAKETARLNESRRELGRLAAAQYRTGGITPTATFMLAPDPQTYFDQAHLMERLTNREKAAVDQFQVRQAEAAKKRSEAQESLRTLTDSQEQLQASKQEVQTKLSDARKVLDRLTEAEKKRLAELERKREEEARRKAEEAARQAELERQQQAEQERREQQQREQEQQEEEQQEDPPPADPAPSKSAQVLAFAEAQLGKPYVWGATGPDSYDCSGLTQAAWREAGISLPRTTYDQVNAGTQVAKADLQPGDLVFFYDDVSHVGIYVGNGQMIHASKPGDDVKYESIDYMPFHSGVRPA; translated from the coding sequence TTGGCTTCCCACCGAAAGCCGCGGACCCGGATCCTCGAGTCGCCGGCGGGGCGCCGTACCGCCGTCGGCGTCGGCTTCGCGGCGCTGGCATCAGCGACGCTTCTCACCCAGGAAGCCGGCGCGACCCCGGCCGAGCGGTCGATCGAGGACGTGCAGAAGGAAGTCGACCACCTCTACCACGAGGCGGAGCGGGCCACCGAGCGCTACAACGGCGCCAAGGAGCGCACCGCGCAGCAGCGCACCCGGGTCGAGCAGCAGCTCGACGAGGTGGCCAAGGAGACCGCGCGGCTCAACGAGTCGCGGCGCGAGCTGGGCCGGCTCGCCGCCGCCCAGTACCGCACCGGGGGCATCACGCCCACCGCGACGTTCATGCTCGCGCCCGACCCGCAGACCTACTTCGACCAGGCGCACCTCATGGAGCGGCTGACGAACCGCGAGAAGGCCGCGGTCGACCAGTTCCAGGTGCGCCAGGCCGAGGCCGCGAAGAAGCGCTCGGAGGCGCAGGAGAGCCTGCGCACCCTCACCGACTCGCAGGAGCAGCTCCAGGCGTCCAAGCAGGAGGTGCAGACCAAGCTGTCCGACGCGCGCAAGGTGCTGGACCGGCTCACCGAGGCGGAGAAGAAGCGCCTCGCCGAACTGGAGCGCAAGCGCGAGGAGGAGGCGCGGCGCAAGGCCGAGGAGGCCGCGCGCCAGGCGGAGTTGGAGCGGCAGCAGCAGGCCGAGCAGGAGCGCCGCGAACAGCAGCAGCGCGAGCAGGAGCAGCAGGAAGAGGAGCAGCAGGAGGACCCGCCGCCCGCGGACCCCGCTCCCTCGAAGTCGGCGCAGGTGCTGGCGTTCGCCGAGGCCCAGTTGGGCAAGCCGTACGTGTGGGGGGCCACGGGTCCGGACTCGTACGACTGCTCGGGCCTCACCCAGGCGGCCTGGCGGGAGGCGGGCATCTCACTGCCGCGTACGACCTACGACCAGGTCAACGCCGGCACGCAGGTGGCCAAGGCGGATCTGCAGCCGGGCGACCTGGTCTTCTTCTACGACGACGTCAGCCACGTCGGGATCTACGTGGGCAACGGGCAGATGATCCACGCTTCCAAGCCGGGCGACGACGTGAAGTACGAGTCGATCGACTACATGCCGTTCCACAGCGGGGTGCGCCCGGCCTGA
- a CDS encoding ATP-binding protein has protein sequence MTAPTAAPASEGAAPPGGPYDPYERPVRRLYRSADGRWLGGVARGLAGHLGLPVSWVRIVFVGLLMANGLGVLLYAVFWFVVPLGQGGRAEKPLVDVDADGRKRLRKPDKGQLLALLALLIGAGIFAGSLDLGRSNAFVWPLLLIGAGVALVWRQADNARRAKWAAVTRRTKFLPLARGAAGVLLVGAGVSAIFVMQGSTRHIGAVVQASLAVLVGVALLAGPWLVRMVQDLSEERLMRIRAQERAEVAAHVHDSVLHTLTLIQRNADNAGEVRKLARAQERELRTWLYKPEGTGKDEEDGAGPGTLAEGVRRTAAEVEDHHGVPVEVVCVGDCPLDDKLSAQLQAAREAMVNAAKYGGEAGPVQVFAEVEGRQVFISVKDRGPGFDPDAVPADRMGVRESIIGRMERNGGTARLRTPAGGGTEVELEMERAE, from the coding sequence ATGACCGCCCCCACCGCCGCGCCCGCCTCCGAGGGCGCCGCCCCGCCCGGCGGCCCGTACGACCCGTACGAGCGGCCCGTCCGGCGCCTGTACCGCAGCGCCGACGGGCGCTGGCTCGGCGGCGTCGCGCGCGGCCTCGCCGGGCACCTCGGGCTGCCGGTGTCGTGGGTGCGGATCGTCTTCGTCGGCCTGCTCATGGCGAACGGCCTGGGCGTGCTGCTGTACGCGGTCTTCTGGTTCGTCGTCCCGCTCGGCCAGGGCGGCAGGGCGGAGAAGCCGCTCGTCGACGTCGACGCCGACGGGCGCAAGCGGCTCCGCAAGCCCGACAAGGGGCAACTGCTCGCCCTCCTCGCCCTGCTCATCGGCGCCGGTATCTTCGCCGGCAGCCTGGACCTGGGCCGCTCCAACGCCTTCGTCTGGCCGCTGCTGCTCATCGGCGCCGGTGTGGCCCTGGTCTGGCGGCAGGCGGACAACGCGCGGCGGGCGAAGTGGGCGGCGGTCACGCGGCGCACGAAGTTCCTGCCGCTGGCGCGCGGCGCGGCCGGGGTGCTGCTGGTCGGGGCGGGGGTCAGCGCGATATTCGTCATGCAGGGCTCCACGCGGCACATCGGCGCGGTGGTGCAGGCGTCGCTCGCGGTGCTGGTGGGCGTGGCGCTGCTGGCGGGGCCTTGGCTCGTACGGATGGTGCAGGACCTGTCCGAGGAGCGGCTGATGCGCATCCGGGCGCAGGAGCGCGCGGAGGTCGCCGCCCACGTCCACGACTCCGTCCTGCACACCCTCACGCTCATCCAGCGCAACGCGGACAACGCCGGCGAGGTGCGCAAGCTGGCCCGCGCGCAGGAGCGGGAGCTGCGCACCTGGCTCTACAAGCCTGAGGGGACCGGCAAGGACGAGGAGGACGGGGCGGGGCCCGGGACGCTCGCCGAGGGGGTGCGCAGGACGGCGGCGGAGGTGGAGGACCACCACGGGGTGCCGGTGGAGGTGGTGTGCGTCGGCGACTGCCCGCTGGACGACAAGCTGAGCGCGCAGTTGCAGGCGGCGCGTGAGGCGATGGTGAACGCGGCCAAGTACGGTGGCGAGGCGGGGCCGGTGCAGGTCTTCGCGGAGGTCGAGGGGCGGCAGGTCTTCATCTCGGTGAAGGACCGCGGCCCCGGCTTCGATCCCGACGCGGTCCCGGCCGACAGAATGGGCGTACGCGAGTCCATCATCGGCAGGATGGAGCGCAACGGCGGCACCGCCCGGCTGCGCACGCCGGCGGGCGGGGGCACCGAGGTGGAGCTGGAGATGGAGCGCGCGGAGTGA
- a CDS encoding ATP-binding protein: MGELEESAVLVVSELVTNAVVHARVPPGREIQTRFVRQDRGVRIEVHDASSVWPVPRVPDEDGGLRAAPGRDPLLPVGCRRAARGRQGGLGCRSRACGRGPGRAGGNVT; encoded by the coding sequence ATGGGCGAGCTGGAGGAGTCGGCTGTGCTGGTGGTGTCGGAGCTGGTGACGAACGCCGTCGTGCATGCCCGTGTGCCGCCGGGGCGGGAGATCCAGACGCGGTTCGTCCGGCAGGACCGCGGCGTGCGGATCGAGGTGCACGACGCGTCGAGCGTATGGCCCGTGCCTCGCGTGCCGGACGAGGACGGGGGGCTACGGGCTGCTCCTGGTCGAGACCCTCTCCTCCCGGTGGGGTGTCGCCGAGCGGCGCGGGGTCGGCAAGGTGGTCTGGGCTGTCGTTCTCGCGCCTGTGGGCGGGGGCCGGGCCGGGCGGGCGGCAACGTGACGTGA
- a CDS encoding PspC domain-containing protein — translation MTDRSPGADAAADPAPGAPEGPPARPRLRRSRRYKVVGGVCGGLGQFFGMDPVIFRVVLGVLTATGGLGLVAYGFAWLLMPLDGEDDSEGRRLLSGRVEGPALTALLFAIVGCGLFLSVLNSTDTHFFAALLLLCLGGAAYWSHHRRAAEELAADGVPVDDATAHAVAEAPPETAPPPVPYSPSWWRDPLTKDGDFPPYLWGPDDGQDAEDAAPGGPPGTGSRTQKGAPSGGGPDEHEAAGIGGWTFLAAAGTCAVVMNATWGAEPLGTTLAYGLGSALAVFGAGFTLSAWIGRTGGGTAFWALLTTVLLAVALWLPDTVTAEWGTRNWQPAAAADVRDRYELGSGEARLDLSRIDPGKDRRVETAAQVGLGQLTVRVPDDVRVEVHSRVDIGDMQLPPTTATEDPGESDIDVSPRQERTTVLEPTAGGSGGPKGTLVLDLTVSIGQLEVQRAAS, via the coding sequence ATGACGGACAGGAGCCCCGGCGCGGACGCCGCCGCGGACCCGGCGCCGGGGGCGCCCGAAGGGCCACCCGCCCGGCCGCGACTGCGGCGCAGCCGCCGCTACAAGGTCGTCGGCGGCGTCTGCGGCGGCCTCGGCCAGTTCTTCGGCATGGACCCCGTCATCTTCCGCGTCGTCCTCGGCGTGCTCACCGCCACCGGCGGCCTCGGCCTCGTCGCGTACGGCTTCGCCTGGCTGCTGATGCCGCTGGACGGGGAGGACGACAGCGAGGGCCGCAGGCTGCTGTCCGGCCGGGTCGAGGGCCCGGCGCTGACGGCGCTGCTGTTCGCCATCGTCGGCTGCGGCCTCTTCCTCTCCGTGCTGAACTCGACCGACACCCACTTCTTCGCCGCCCTGCTGCTCCTCTGCCTCGGCGGCGCCGCCTACTGGTCGCACCACCGCCGGGCGGCGGAGGAGCTGGCCGCCGACGGCGTCCCGGTGGACGACGCCACCGCCCACGCCGTGGCCGAGGCCCCGCCGGAGACCGCGCCGCCGCCTGTGCCGTACTCCCCGTCGTGGTGGCGCGACCCGCTCACCAAGGACGGCGACTTCCCGCCCTACCTCTGGGGCCCCGACGACGGCCAGGACGCGGAGGACGCGGCGCCGGGCGGACCGCCGGGCACCGGCTCCCGCACGCAGAAGGGGGCGCCGTCGGGCGGCGGCCCGGACGAGCACGAGGCGGCCGGCATCGGCGGCTGGACGTTCCTCGCCGCCGCCGGCACCTGCGCCGTCGTCATGAACGCCACCTGGGGCGCGGAGCCGCTGGGCACCACCCTGGCGTACGGCCTGGGCAGCGCGCTGGCCGTCTTCGGCGCGGGCTTCACGCTCAGCGCCTGGATCGGCCGCACCGGCGGCGGCACCGCCTTCTGGGCGCTGCTGACGACCGTCCTGCTGGCCGTCGCGCTGTGGCTGCCCGACACCGTCACGGCGGAGTGGGGCACGCGGAACTGGCAGCCGGCGGCGGCCGCGGACGTGCGCGACCGGTACGAGCTGGGCAGCGGCGAGGCCCGGCTCGACCTCAGCAGGATCGATCCGGGCAAGGACCGGCGGGTCGAGACGGCGGCCCAGGTGGGCCTGGGCCAACTGACGGTCCGGGTCCCCGACGACGTACGCGTGGAGGTGCACTCCCGGGTCGACATCGGCGACATGCAGCTCCCGCCCACCACGGCCACCGAGGACCCCGGCGAGAGCGACATCGACGTCTCCCCGCGGCAGGAGCGCACGACGGTGCTGGAGCCCACGGCCGGCGGGTCCGGAGGGCCGAAGGGGACGCTGGTGCTGGACCTGACGGTCTCGATCGGGCAGTTGGAGGTCCAGCGTGCGGCGTCATAG
- a CDS encoding C40 family peptidase produces MNARVASHRRTRARTAGAIVLVGTATATALGGFAHADPQPTPAGVRARVDRLHHEAERTVEEYNGVKEKADRTERTLDDLRDEAARKTARLNDARNALGSFATAQYRNGTADATVQLALSAAPEDYLRRAALLERVGNRQATALEGVGHRLREVEQVRAEARDRLAELKDARAELKRHKSAIEDKLTEARGLLDTLTADQRDAVLGADGHGGAAGDRAARGAPRGPVQAPNARAARAVSYAQGAVGSPYVWGAVGPAAFDCSGLTQAAWGAAGVSLPRTTYTQAAAGSTVPRSALAPGDLVFYYSGLSHVGIYAGGGQIIHAPRPGATVRYAPVDSMPFVTAVRPA; encoded by the coding sequence GTGAACGCCCGAGTGGCGTCCCACAGAAGGACCAGGGCCCGTACCGCCGGGGCGATCGTGCTCGTCGGCACCGCCACCGCCACCGCGCTCGGCGGCTTCGCGCACGCCGACCCGCAGCCGACCCCCGCGGGGGTCAGGGCCAGGGTCGACCGGCTGCACCACGAGGCCGAGCGGACCGTCGAGGAGTACAACGGCGTCAAGGAGAAGGCGGACCGTACCGAACGGACCCTGGACGACCTCCGCGACGAGGCAGCCCGCAAGACCGCGCGGCTCAACGACGCCCGCAACGCGCTCGGCTCCTTCGCCACCGCGCAGTACCGCAACGGCACCGCCGACGCCACCGTGCAGCTCGCCCTCTCCGCCGCGCCGGAGGACTACCTGCGCCGGGCCGCCCTCCTCGAACGGGTCGGCAACAGGCAGGCCACCGCGCTCGAAGGCGTCGGGCACCGGTTACGGGAGGTGGAGCAGGTGCGCGCGGAGGCCCGCGACCGGCTGGCGGAACTGAAGGACGCGCGGGCGGAGCTGAAGCGGCACAAGAGCGCGATCGAGGACAAGCTCACCGAGGCCCGCGGGCTGCTCGACACCCTCACCGCCGACCAGCGCGACGCCGTCCTCGGCGCCGACGGGCACGGCGGCGCGGCGGGCGACCGGGCGGCGCGCGGCGCCCCGCGCGGCCCGGTGCAGGCGCCGAACGCCCGGGCCGCGCGCGCCGTGTCGTACGCCCAGGGCGCGGTCGGCAGCCCGTACGTCTGGGGCGCCGTCGGCCCCGCCGCCTTCGACTGCTCGGGGCTCACCCAGGCCGCCTGGGGCGCTGCGGGCGTCTCCCTGCCCCGTACGACCTACACCCAGGCCGCGGCGGGCAGCACCGTACCGCGCTCCGCGCTGGCGCCCGGGGACCTGGTCTTCTACTACTCCGGCCTCAGCCACGTCGGCATCTACGCGGGCGGCGGCCAGATCATCCACGCGCCCCGGCCGGGGGCGACCGTGCGCTACGCGCCGGTGGACTCGATGCCGTTCGTGACGGCGGTACGTCCCGCCTGA
- a CDS encoding chorismate mutase produces MNATQSGDRTAAPAKTGTTDRTGARTDEAATEITDARERIDDLDTRIISLVEERMAVSARIQQARIASGGRRVNLSREMEILARYRDHLGRPGTTLAMTLLELSRGRV; encoded by the coding sequence ATGAACGCAACCCAGTCGGGCGACCGCACCGCGGCCCCCGCGAAGACCGGCACCACGGACAGGACCGGCGCCCGCACGGACGAGGCGGCGACGGAGATCACGGACGCCCGCGAGCGGATCGACGACCTGGACACACGGATCATCTCGCTGGTCGAGGAACGGATGGCGGTCTCGGCCCGCATCCAGCAGGCCCGCATCGCCTCGGGCGGCCGCCGGGTGAACCTCTCCCGCGAGATGGAGATCCTGGCCCGCTACCGCGACCACCTGGGCCGCCCGGGCACGACCCTGGCGATGACGCTCCTGGAACTCAGCCGCGGCCGGGTGTGA
- a CDS encoding response regulator transcription factor: protein MTDDAAGGTPAAGTPAAGIRASGAGPEGGRRVRVVLVDDHRMFRAGVQAEIGVTDETGVEVVGEAADVEQAVTVITATRPEVVLLDVHLPGGGGVEVLRRCSGLMGESPSGEAPVRFLALSVSDAAEDVIGVIRGGARGYVTKTITGTDLVDAIFRVSEGDAVFSPRLAGFVLDAFASTDAPPVDEDLDRLTQREREVLRLIARGYAYKEVAKQLYISVKTVESHVSAVLRKLQLSNRHELTRWATARRLV from the coding sequence ATGACGGACGACGCAGCGGGCGGCACACCGGCGGCGGGGACCCCGGCGGCCGGGATCCGGGCGAGCGGCGCGGGCCCGGAGGGGGGCCGCCGGGTACGGGTCGTGCTCGTCGACGACCACCGCATGTTCCGGGCCGGGGTGCAGGCGGAGATCGGGGTGACCGACGAGACCGGCGTCGAGGTCGTCGGCGAGGCGGCGGACGTCGAGCAGGCCGTCACGGTGATCACCGCCACCCGCCCCGAGGTCGTGCTGCTCGACGTGCACCTGCCGGGCGGCGGCGGCGTCGAGGTACTGCGCCGGTGCTCCGGGCTGATGGGGGAGTCGCCGAGCGGCGAGGCGCCGGTGCGCTTCCTCGCGCTGTCGGTGTCGGACGCCGCCGAGGACGTCATCGGCGTCATCCGCGGCGGCGCGCGCGGGTACGTGACGAAGACCATCACAGGCACGGACCTCGTCGACGCGATCTTCCGGGTCTCGGAGGGCGACGCGGTGTTCTCGCCGCGGCTCGCCGGCTTCGTCCTCGACGCCTTCGCGTCGACGGACGCGCCGCCGGTGGACGAGGACCTGGACCGGCTGACGCAGCGGGAGCGGGAGGTGCTGCGGCTGATCGCCCGGGGGTACGCGTACAAGGAAGTGGCGAAGCAGCTCTACATCTCCGTGAAGACCGTCGAATCGCACGTCTCGGCGGTGCTGCGCAAGCTCCAGTTGTCGAACCGGCACGAGCTGACACGCTGGGCGACGGCCCGCCGCCTGGTCTGA
- a CDS encoding DoxX family membrane protein — translation MAQDQASGTTVLGRVPQGEPPGGLRAAAARFALLPLRIFLGITFVYAGFDKLTDDAFLDSSGPGSLHDTLDTLPDVAIPALVDLAQQAPAEFGIAISLGEIAVGLGTLAGLWARLAAAGGALLSMTLWFTMSWSADPYYYGQDLPYMIAWIPLILAGAPYWSLDSVLAVRRRRKGQQLFA, via the coding sequence ATGGCACAGGACCAAGCGTCCGGCACCACGGTTCTCGGGCGGGTGCCCCAGGGAGAGCCGCCCGGCGGCCTCCGCGCCGCCGCCGCCCGGTTCGCGCTGCTGCCGCTGCGGATCTTCCTCGGCATCACGTTCGTCTACGCCGGCTTCGACAAGCTCACCGACGACGCGTTCCTCGACTCCAGCGGCCCCGGCTCGCTGCACGACACCCTGGACACCCTGCCCGACGTCGCCATCCCGGCGCTGGTGGACCTGGCGCAGCAGGCGCCGGCGGAGTTCGGGATCGCCATCTCGCTCGGCGAGATCGCGGTGGGGCTCGGCACGCTCGCCGGGCTGTGGGCGCGGCTGGCGGCGGCCGGCGGTGCGCTGCTGTCGATGACGCTGTGGTTCACGATGAGCTGGTCGGCGGACCCGTACTACTACGGCCAGGACCTGCCGTACATGATCGCGTGGATCCCGCTGATCCTGGCGGGCGCGCCGTACTGGTCGCTGGACTCGGTGCTCGCCGTCCGCCGCCGCAGGAAGGGCCAGCAGCTCTTCGCCTAG